In the genome of Plasmodium yoelii strain 17X genome assembly, chromosome: 14, one region contains:
- a CDS encoding AP2 domain transcription factor AP2-G3 — protein sequence MNKRGNYPQINDEMKCIENENMDCKLNNEHNTNYNNSQINSYNNNNNNNYSGVHENNELTNSNLCLNSNILQHNYYNNKIKDSERYYKNRILIDHKNNMNNSEINEYNCDNEKYREKMYSNSTINIGNYRNYINKDNCDYNINMYNNTNKIANTNIHILNETNKNSNYQNNSKNHKIYTECDNEHISGENNYTKYINSIINNGNIGDATKNNFPASNNNTSSNFNDQCNDIKNKNNSSNNFQQYNNSIVYGQNMSNKDNTNNNQYYEYVNHNFNMGPPNGTTNYLDNGINRNSNNNNNIKENYLLRNNMINSLEGQRYNTNDSGNNNYKENSFNNHNYPNYSGEYNDNYRNEDRNTNGWNYNTYYNNNCNNPIGEDSDSNLGNNSDNNICNNTVTNSNNNNTVNIMISNSNTGDNNINDHVNNNVDTVLYKYNIKNNTDHIILSTDNEKGRFDSNNNIYMNNNYLNVDQCYANDTINRKNTNRCTNTSINIDSSNPTIATSSIYDDNTISNSSFSNKTIGNNNYMFNVTTQNCDMINSNITTKYDTSFLSNFEQDDNECNTENDIDIDTVSDDYYNKTNYRYENINQGNSNNNAFDVRDSGGSIANLASINDSDLFNQYNNLGLNGIVNKFSGNTNINRQISRANSNCSNKKYSNSIPKNNEITMLSDQTVGSYKQYPENKNFIYSDTNMCNNIENSRNAQDYENKLNGLNTQGVEITDIRKDGDNINTKNVKYNKYQKNDKLSINSISNNSSNNYIPSKNNNPSNYILDNYNLNESCNILNNNGNITSLVNISSSTDKLHNYNYNSIHNINMKDSNINMGHLEKYSINVVNNILIANPKEYKNSTQIENIENTQLLYNDGNNSDAMSATRCSNNNNVTNYRKINNNIIFDHNTNIGTKEGTYRICKNMNKNSVSGSICNQLYDKISESNNLSNYNVKNENIDNIAFLLNLNNQKNNRLSNNSKNYNDMNVVTNGEHDTHYINSVNNMKNITTKYYSNTKKNINSENTYDYLTNQPYDANICTPGGSNNNINRDNNIYNGYGNKNNNDYTQWALNSRHMGSEENKSSINMSHGYNPNSYLVDNNNNMVHSNSRNANKSLPTLCDNNMYNNYMPLKKYYENNYNGKNNNIRNNPNVCTDNSNDIDSDIANDMNNLNMLIIPKIKGVRFDKSGRRWVASWSQNGNQKRQYFPIKKFGKAQAKYLAIYARIKAVKCMQKKTNKNPENKRSYSKKLTNKDKTKQEKDETQNMEYFNDTGEDYIDKFVPDENNLCHNGSESSANKTDELYNDSEDENYTKSFSRYMTGDNYKLLPNGTPNTTEFNNYMNGHNKTENNLHTLSRDINQNDNPTINTNIENGDNTDSNSNSSSEVDGKQSCSGEKTNLNSYIQEAGNIQMKQYVHNINNGVNNPGGSYNFNMNDNSLSEEKKDQIYGVQENTTNIEISHSNLTNELKDNHNNTIQFGKYPNMASNNNDITSNQFVNNTNLKNDNENIETCENSENNIQNSLESINNTNSYSSEPSNTNNDQTGKGGDLLLQINGEINSNGQMVIQNEESSNTTIKNDENVSEKNDKGFYDPNLVTNNVNDNNINEKLKKIILLIERLNGKNMKIIKNPNEKVNIQFIENDVTINNQNDITINNQNDNYINNIHQINMLNFNDKLLLLKMLNEYYMKGNYLKNNTSNDLADNKEENELANINQNFEPVEDQNTNTNHVDNVNISNQDDDDDDDNNNLISDKLEKEIHSTSKKHTNERTYDNYADINNKKVKTSYEDIGNIMISDVDQNDILNDKEKTNDITKSDESSNNDLLNCGELQNNEVTNEMNKNKTNTNDSNETDNGSTDTELLSGVKNGIVTKLNDTISCKSNNQVESKEDLKKNITEKEENTVIFKTNNQNIGDEEQQNDSYNVNSLNVKNNQENIITTNDDAATISTSTASIKKICNNEENINNKNNDKNEICDPNDLSRDIDCNIPNNSNSDQSNCFFKNYYTYENPNNVNNIGLNSNNNYEYNCNNSVNYQVDDNVNNNCEENDGEDTDENHKNTKKVESLSSCPNTVINGLCDKMPQINNVTSKELQVHDYTKQIPFNNNSLKHNNSYQDFSITSENANINSKKFIPYNIGNKTNLTTASISTTHEPTDTSTIASPQRSHPNDHLICELNHEQNMNDTKIDTNYSEGNKPNFIKNVLHINTGNDNLINDTNELENDINDDAINETDETTNIDEINNSRDYCNDLDKNKIDHSQYKQYTEHVENNDKGHIIHAFPQYSFGNHYDNRNNLSKIIPTSEKGHNNGYPIIVDTKNGLPNTNNMDNINDTSTNLSSNENTANYVNINKEYKNVHISELSDIDRNRMSNTQYLIRNEYDNFYSKNDLFYDPNYSTLNKNTDSNNSHIIEKGNNILLQNGFNVDMNIPYMNLTNLPSSDIVNKQICIEEDQKNDLSFLNTQLFNYKHNMGIMQNAINPNNDHENVQHTGDNNGTLYNTRNNNTNNISDNAYNIPTNNTPYISQMEI from the coding sequence atgaataaacgTGGGAATTATCCCCAAATTAATGACGAAATGAAATgtatagaaaatgaaaatatggaTTGTAAGTTAAATAACGAACATAATAccaattataataatagcCAAATAAATtcgtataataataataataataataattactCAGGTGTACACGAAAATAATGAACTAACAAATAGCAATTTATGCTTAAACTCAAATATACTAcaacataattattataataacaaaataaaagattCGGAgagatattataaaaatcgtaTTTTGATagatcataaaaataatatgaacaattctgaaataaatgaatataattgtgataatgaaaaatatcgTGAAAAAATGTATAGTAATTCTACTATTAATATTGGAAACTACAggaattatataaataaagataattgtgattataatattaatatgtataataatacGAACAAAATTGCAAATacaaatattcatattttaaatgaaaCGAATAAAAATTCtaattatcaaaataattcaaaaaatcataaaatatatacagaATGTGATAATGAGCATATATCAGGAGAAAACAACTATACTAAATATATCAAcagtattattaataatggtAATATAGGTGATGCCACTAAAAATAATTTCCCTGCAagcaataataatactaGTTCAAATTTTAATGATCAATGTAAcgacataaaaaataaaaataatagtagtaataattttcaacaatataataattcaatTGTATATGGACAAAATATGTCTAATAAAGATAATACTAATAATAATCAATATTATGAATATGTAaatcataattttaatatggGACCCCCAAATGGTACTACAAATTATCTAGACAACGGAATAAATagaaatagtaataataataacaatattaaagaaaattatttattgcgaaataatatgattaatTCTTTGGAAGGTCAAAGATATAATACCAATGATTCTGGTAATAACAACTACAAAGAAAATAGTTTTAATAATCATAATTATCCAAACTATTCTGGTgaatataatgataattataGGAATGAGGATAGAAATACAAATGGATGGAATTAcaatacatattataataataattgtaataATCCTATTGGTGAAGATAGTGATAGTAATTTGGGAAATAATAGTGACAATAATATTTGTAATAATACCGTTACtaatagtaacaataataatacagtTAATATAATGATCAGCAATAGTAATACTGgagataataatattaatgaccatgtaaataataatgttgaTACTGttctttataaatataacataaaaaataatactgatcatattattttatccaCAGATAATGAAAAAGGTAGATTtgattcaaataataatatatatatgaataataattatttaaatgtagACCAATGTTATGCAAATGATACtattaatagaaaaaatacaaaCCGATGTACAAATACTAGTATCAATATTGATAGTAGTAATCCAACTATTGCAACTAGTAGTATTTATGATGATAATACTATTAGTAATAGTAGTTTTAGTAACAAAACTATTGGTAATAATAACTATATGTTTAATGTTACTACACAAAATTGTGATATgataaattcaaatattaCTACAAAATATGATACTTCATTTTTAAGTAATTTTGAACAAGATGATAATGAATGTAATACTGAAAATGACATAGATATTGATACAGTATCTgatgattattataataaaactaACTATAGATATGAAAATATCAACCAAGGaaattctaataataatgcTTTTGATGTTAGGGATTCTGGAGGAAGTATTGCCAATCTGGCCAGTATAAACGATTCTGATTTATTTAACCAATACAACAATCTAGGTTTAAACGGAATAGTTAACAAGTTTTCTGGTAATACTAATATTAATAGGCAAATAAGTAGAGCAAATAGCAATTGTAGCAATAAAAAGTATAGCAATTCTATTCcgaaaaataatgaaataacaATGCTTTCAGATCAAACTGTGGGAAGTTATAAACAATATccagaaaataaaaattttatttattctgaTACAAATATgtgtaataatatagaaaatagtAGAAACGCTCAAGATTatgaaaacaaattaaatggGCTAAATACGCAAGGTGTAGAAATAACAGATATACGAAAAGACggtgataatataaataccaaaaatgttaaatataataaatatcaaaaaaatgacaaaCTTAGTATTAACAGCATAAGTAATAATAGcagtaataattatatacctTCTAAAAACAATAACCCttctaattatattttagaTAATTACAATTTAAATGAATCCTGCAATATCCTTAATAATAATGGGAATATAACTTCACTTGTTAATATAAGTAGCAGTACAGACAAACtacataattataattataatagtatacataatataaatatgaaggATTCGAATATTAATATGGGCCACTTGGAAAAATATTCTATCAACGTTGTGAACAATATATTAATAGCCAATCCTaaggaatataaaaattctaCACAAATTGAGAATATAGAGAATACACAACTATTGTATAATGATGGAAATAATAGCGATGCCATGAGTGCTACTAGATGCAGcaacaataataatgtaactaattatagaaaaattaataataatataatatttgatCATAACACAAATATTGGGACAAAAGAAGGGACATATAGGATTTgcaaaaatatgaataaaaattctGTGTCAGGAAGTATATGTAATCAgttatatgataaaatttctgaatcaaataatttatcaaattataatgtaaaaaatgaaaatattgataatatagctttcttattaaatttaaataatcaaaaaaataatagactcagtaataattctaaaaattataatgatatgAATGTCGTGACTAATGGTGAACATGATACCCACTATATTAATAGCGtgaataatatgaaaaatatcaccacaaaatattatagtaatacaaaaaaaaacataaatagtGAAAATACTTATGATTATTTAACTAACCAACCATATGATGCCAACATTTGCACCCCTGGCggaagtaataataatataaacagagataacaatatatataacggatatggtaataaaaataataatgactaTACTCAATGGGCATTAAACTCTAGGCATATGGGTtctgaagaaaataaatcatCTATAAATATGAGTCATGGTTATAATCCGAACAGTTATTTagttgataataataataatatggtTCATAGCAATAGTAGAAATGCGAATAAATCATTACCTACATTGtgtgataataatatgtataacaattatatgccattaaaaaaatattacgaAAACAATTACAACGGcaagaataataatataagaaacaaTCCAAACGTCTGTACTGACAATAGCAATGATATAGACAGTGATATAGCTAATGACatgaataatttaaatatgctAATTATCCCTAAAATTAAAGGAGTTCGTTTTGACAAATCAGGGCGACGATGGGTAGCTAGTTGGAGTCAAAATGGAAATCAAAAAAGACAATATTTTCCTATCAAAAAATTTGGTAAAGCACAAGCAAAATATTTAGCAATTTATGCACGAATAAAAGCTGTTAAAtgtatgcaaaaaaaaacaaataaaaatccagaaaataaaagatcatactctaaaaaattaacaaataaagataaaacaAAACAAGAAAAAGACGAAACTCAAAATATGGAATATTTTAATGATACAGGAGAAGattatatagataaatttgtacctgatgaaaataatttatgtcACAATGGCAGCGAAAGTAGTGCCAACAAAACCGATGAATTATATAATGACTCAGAGGatgaaaattatacaaaaagtTTTAGTAGATATATGACTGGGGATAACTATAAATTATTGCCTAATGGTACACCCAATACAACtgaatttaataattatatgaatggTCATAATAAAACAGAAAACAATTTACATACTCTTTCGAGAGATATTAATCAAAATGATAATCCTactattaatacaaatatagAGAATGGTGACAATACTGATAGCAACAGTAATAGTAGTAGTGAAGTTGATGGTAAGCAAAGTTGTTCAGgagaaaaaacaaatttaaatagCTACATTCAAGAGGCTGGAAATATTCAAATGAAACAATATGTTcacaatataaataatggcGTAAATAATCCTGGCGGcagttataattttaatatgaaTGACAATTCATTATCAGAGGAAAAAAAGGATCAAATTTACGGAGTACAGGAAAATACAACGAACATAGAAATTTCACATTCTAATTTAACAAACGAATTAAAGGACAATCACAATAATACCATTCAGTTTGGAAAATATCCAAATATGGCaagcaataataatgatattacTTCGAATCAGTTTGTGAATAATaccaatttaaaaaatgacaaCGAGAATATTGAAACATGTGAAAACAGCGAAAACAATATTCAAAATAGTTTGGAAAgtataaataatacaaattcTTATTCATCAGAACCTAGTAATACAAATAATGACCAGACAGGAAAAGGAGGAGATTTGCTACTACAAATAAATGGTGAAATTAACTCAAATGGACAGATGGTGATTCAAAATGAGGAAAGTAGTAATACTACCATTAAGAATGATGAAAATGTTTcggaaaaaaatgataaagggTTTTATGATCCAAATTTAGTAACAAATAAtgtaaatgataataacattaatgaaaaattaaaaaagatcATATTGTTAATTGAAAGATTAAATgggaaaaatatgaaaataataaaaaacccAAATGAAAAAGTAAACATCCAATTTATCGAAAATGATGTCACTATTAATAATCAAAATGATATCACTATTAATAATcaaaatgataattatattaataatattcatcaaataaatatgctaaattttaatgataaattattattattaaaaatgctAAATGAATATTACATGAAAGGAAATTATTTGAAGAATAATACTTCGAATGATTTGGCTGATAATAAAGAGGAAAATGAACTAGCAAATATTAATCAAAATTTTGAACCCGTTGAAGATCAAAACACAAATACGAATCACGTTgataatgtaaatatttcGAATCaggatgatgatgatgatgatgataacaATAATTTGATCTCAGACAAATTGGAAAAAGAAATTCACAGTACATCTAAAAAACACACAAATGAAAGAACATATGATAATTATgctgatataaataataaaaaagtaaaaacaAGTTATGAAGATATTGGCAATATTATGATATCAGATGTGGATCAAAACGACATATTAAATGATAAggaaaaaacaaatgataTCACCAAAAGTGATGAGAGTAGTAACAATGACTTATTGAATTGTGGAGAGTTGCAAAATAATGAGGTAACAAAcgaaatgaataaaaataagacaAATACTAATGATTCAAATGAAACGGATAATGGTAGTACCGACACAGAATTATTATCTGGTGTTAAAAATGGAATTGTCACAAAATTAAATGACACAATCAGTTGTAAATCAAATAATCAAGTAGAATCTAAAGAGgatctaaaaaaaaacataactGAAAAGGAAGAAAATACAGtcatatttaaaacaaataatcaaaatattgGTGATGAAGAACAACAAAATGATTCATATAATGTGAATTCTTTGAATGTGAAAAATAAtcaagaaaatataataacaacaAATGATGATGCAGCAACCATATCCACTTCAACAGCatctattaaaaaaatttgtaacaatgaagaaaatataaataacaagaataatgataaaaatgaaatatgtgATCCAAATGATTTATCTAGAGATATAGATTGCAATATTCCTAATAATAGTAATTCTGATCAatcaaattgtttttttaaaaattattatacatatgaaAATCCAAATAATGTGAATAATATTGGACTaaattctaataataattatgaatataattGCAACAATTCTGTAAATTATCAAGTAGATGataatgttaataataacTGTGAAGAAAATGATGGTGAGGATACTGAtgaaaatcataaaaatacaaaaaaagttGAATCATTAAGTTCATGTCCAAATACTGTTATTAATGGCCTTTGTGATAAAATGCCTCAGATAAATAATGTCACATCAAAAGAATTACAAGTTCATGACTATACCAAGCAAATAccatttaataataattcgtTAAAACATAATAACTCTTATCAGGATTTTTCTATAACATCTGAAAATGCCAATATCAAttctaaaaaatttataccCTATAATATTGGTAATAAAACTAACCTTACAACTGCATCTATTTCTACTACTCATGAACCCACTGATACATCCACAATTGCTAGTCCTCAAAGAAGTCACCCCAACGATCATTTAATATGCGAACTGAATcatgaacaaaatatgaatgATACTAAAATTGATACAAATTATTCTGAAGGAAATAAACcaaattttatcaaaaatgtattacatataaatactGGAAATGATAACTTGATTAATGACACCAATGAACttgaaaatgatataaatgatGATGCTATTAATGAAACTGATGAAACTACTAATATAGATGAAATTAATAACAGTAGAGATTATTGTAATGATttggataaaaataaaattgatcaTTCACAATATAAGCAATATACAGAACATgttgaaaataatgataaaggTCATATTATTCATGCTTTTCCACAATATTCTTTTGGAAATCATTATGATAACAGAAATAATCTTTCGAAAATAATACCTACAAGTGAAAAAGGACATAATAATGGTTATCCAATAATTGTAGATACAAAAAATGGATTACCTAATACAAACAATAtggataatattaatgatacGAGTACTAACCTTTCTAGTAATGAAAACACTGCCAATtatgttaatataaataaagaatataaaaatgtgcaTATTTCTGAATTATCAGATATTGATAGAAACAGGATGAGCAATACCCAATATTTAATAAGAAATGAATACgataatttttattcaaaaaatgatttattttatgatcCTAATTATTCTAcacttaataaaaatacagatagtaataatagtcatattatcgaaaaagggaataatatattacttCAAAATGGCTTTAATGTTGATATGAATATACCTTATATGAATTTAACCAATTTACCATCTTCTGATATtgtaaataaacaaatatgtATAGAAGAAGATCAAAAAAATGATCTATCTTTTTTGAATACACaactttttaattataaacatAATATGGGTATTATGCAAAATGCAATCAATCCTAACAATGATCATGAAAATGTTCAACATACAGGAGATAATAATGGAACCTTATATAATACccgtaataataatactaataatattagcgataatgcatataatattCCTACGAATAATACTCCATATATAAGCCAGATGGAAATATAA
- a CDS encoding zinc finger protein, putative → MDNTWRCESCLVVNSNDVEECECCMQKRTPNNTNKTNDNNETTSNTVNDNNDQKVNTNENDQETKINENENEKKVKISTGEGGGFMPSVESTNNKNESESKSVFLTGIDSNKSLKNEENTSEDKPKNSTNKTKERKRADKRERKPSSRIQPARKCTQKKICYKT, encoded by the coding sequence ATGGATAATACCTGGAGATGTGAATCATGTTTAGTTGTAAACTCAAATGATGTAGAAGAGTGTGAATGTTGTATGCAAAAAAGAACCCCCaataatactaataaaacaaatgacAATAATGAAACTACTAGCAATACTGTTAACGATAATAATGATCAAAAAGTAAATACTAATGAAAATGACCAggaaacaaaaataaatgaaaatgaaaatgaaaaaaaagtcAAAATTTCAACTGGAGAAGGGGGAGGTTTTATGCCTTCTGTAGAATccacaaataataaaaatgaatctGAATCAAAAAGTGTATTTTTAACAGGTATAGATAGTAATAAATCCCtcaaaaatgaagaaaatactTCAGAGGATAAACCAAAAAATAGTACAAATAAAACTAAAGAACGAAAAAGAGCTGATAAAAGGGAAAGAAAACCATCCTCAAGAATACAACCTGCGAGAAAAtgtacacaaaaaaaaatatgctataaaacataa